Proteins encoded in a region of the Mycobacterium branderi genome:
- a CDS encoding CoA transferase produces the protein MNANGPKPLDGFRVLDFTQNVAGPLAGQVLADLGAEVIKVEAPGGEAARQITSVLPGRPPLATYFLPNNRGKKSVAVDLTTDEGKQQILRLADTADVVLEGFRPGVMERLGLGPSELQSRNPRLVYARLSAFGGNGPHGDRPGVDLMVAAEAGMTTGMRTPDGKPQIIPFQLVDNASGHVLAQAILAALLNRERHGVADVVTVAMYDVAVSLQVNQLTVHLNRTGGDQPPKPKGRKSVGFATQPSDAFRTADGYVVISAYIPKHWELLCRTIDRPDLLDDERFADQRSRSINYCELSDELESTLSTKTSAEWVELLRRNGLMACLPYTWKQVVGTPLFAENELALEIGRGDDAVTLIRTPARYSTFTAAATDPPPKVGEHNAEFLTGID, from the coding sequence GTGAATGCCAACGGCCCCAAGCCCCTCGACGGTTTCCGGGTGCTCGATTTCACCCAGAACGTGGCGGGCCCGCTCGCGGGGCAGGTGCTGGCCGACCTGGGCGCCGAGGTCATCAAGGTGGAGGCGCCGGGCGGAGAAGCCGCCCGGCAGATCACCTCCGTCCTGCCGGGACGCCCGCCGCTTGCGACGTACTTTCTGCCCAACAACCGCGGCAAGAAATCGGTCGCGGTTGACTTGACCACCGACGAAGGCAAGCAGCAGATACTGCGGTTGGCCGACACCGCCGACGTGGTCCTCGAAGGCTTCCGGCCGGGCGTGATGGAAAGGCTGGGGCTGGGCCCGAGCGAATTGCAGTCGCGCAACCCGCGATTGGTCTATGCGCGGTTGTCGGCGTTCGGCGGCAACGGTCCGCACGGTGACCGGCCGGGCGTCGACTTGATGGTGGCCGCCGAGGCCGGCATGACCACGGGCATGCGCACGCCCGACGGCAAGCCGCAGATCATCCCGTTCCAGCTGGTCGACAACGCCAGCGGACATGTGCTCGCCCAGGCAATCCTGGCCGCGCTGCTCAACCGTGAGCGCCACGGCGTGGCCGATGTCGTCACCGTCGCCATGTACGACGTCGCGGTGAGTCTTCAGGTCAACCAGTTGACTGTGCACCTGAACCGGACCGGCGGTGACCAGCCGCCGAAGCCCAAGGGGCGCAAGAGCGTTGGTTTCGCCACCCAACCGTCGGACGCGTTCCGGACGGCCGACGGCTACGTCGTCATCAGCGCATACATACCCAAGCACTGGGAGCTGCTGTGCCGAACGATCGACCGCCCTGATCTGCTCGATGACGAGCGGTTCGCCGACCAGCGTTCGCGGTCGATCAACTACTGCGAGCTGAGCGACGAACTCGAGTCGACGCTTTCTACGAAGACGTCGGCGGAGTGGGTGGAGTTGTTGCGCCGCAACGGCTTAATGGCATGCCTGCCGTACACCTGGAAGCAGGTCGTCGGCACCCCGCTGTTCGCGGAGAACGAACTGGCGCTTGAGATCGGCCGCGGCGACGACGCCGTCACGCTGATCCGCACTCCGGCCCGCTATTCGACGTTCACCGCCGCGGCGACCGATCCGCCACCGAAAGTGGGCGAACACAACGCCGAGTTCCTCACGGGCATCGATTAA
- the lpqS gene encoding putative copper homeostasis (lipo)protein LpqS, which yields MAVVVAICTLVGVIGYGLVQFEFASSAPPSSVSLIADDVERAETDHDSSPVAQKAFDAVALHRALPPRLRSTSLWRWTALSISLQAAWSRFGVTHPGAPPTFLAGQQLLTHFCIARR from the coding sequence GTGGCCGTCGTTGTCGCGATCTGCACCCTGGTTGGCGTTATCGGTTACGGGCTGGTGCAATTCGAGTTCGCGTCGTCCGCTCCGCCGTCATCGGTGTCACTGATTGCCGACGACGTCGAGCGCGCGGAGACGGACCACGATTCGTCGCCTGTCGCCCAAAAGGCGTTCGACGCCGTGGCGCTGCACCGCGCGCTACCACCGCGGCTGCGTTCGACGTCGCTGTGGCGGTGGACTGCGCTGTCGATCTCCTTGCAGGCAGCGTGGTCCCGGTTCGGCGTGACCCATCCAGGTGCGCCCCCGACTTTCCTTGCCGGGCAACAACTCTTGACTCACTTCTGCATCGCGCGCCGCTGA
- a CDS encoding PPE family protein, protein MVFDFGSLPPEINSARMYLGSGSGSMLAAAAAWDQLAAELHTAAAGYRSVVLQLADGPWLGSASASMGAAVAPYVEWMRTTAKLAEQAGAQARAAAGAYESARATTVPPLVIAANRALQASLVATNVLGQNTPAIAATESHYSEMWAQDAATMYAYAGASAAASKVTPFTPPPPSTNPAETQAALSRLTSAIPITLQEAASPSRVWENLEEMWTTITMDPHFWSRTGSTITSVISTGKSLMPAAKAAETGAKASGSLLGGGLGSLLSSSAGAAGSAGWAGAAGPSVAASLGRAASIGALSVPQSWAAVVPATNSVAAALPTGSGGWNAVPVSGPAGPAGVPVMPITGMAGHGAGRLADAARFLPRPNMLPRWPAGG, encoded by the coding sequence ATGGTCTTCGACTTTGGCTCATTACCGCCCGAAATCAACTCGGCGCGAATGTATTTAGGCTCCGGTTCGGGATCCATGCTGGCCGCCGCCGCAGCCTGGGACCAGCTGGCCGCTGAGTTGCACACTGCGGCCGCGGGCTACCGGTCGGTCGTCTTGCAACTCGCCGACGGGCCGTGGCTCGGGTCGGCGTCGGCGTCGATGGGGGCGGCTGTCGCGCCGTACGTCGAATGGATGCGCACGACCGCGAAGCTGGCCGAACAGGCCGGGGCTCAGGCCAGAGCCGCCGCGGGCGCTTACGAGTCGGCACGCGCGACGACGGTGCCACCGCTAGTGATCGCCGCCAACCGCGCGCTGCAGGCGTCGCTGGTGGCCACCAACGTCTTGGGGCAGAACACCCCTGCGATCGCGGCCACCGAATCCCACTACAGCGAGATGTGGGCCCAAGATGCCGCGACGATGTACGCCTATGCGGGCGCGTCCGCCGCGGCTTCCAAGGTGACGCCCTTCACGCCGCCTCCGCCTTCGACCAACCCGGCGGAAACACAGGCGGCCCTGTCGCGGTTGACGTCGGCCATCCCAATCACGTTGCAAGAGGCTGCATCTCCCTCGCGCGTGTGGGAGAACCTGGAGGAGATGTGGACGACGATCACGATGGATCCGCACTTCTGGTCCAGGACGGGTTCGACGATCACGTCGGTGATTTCGACCGGAAAGTCGCTGATGCCTGCGGCCAAGGCTGCCGAAACCGGCGCCAAGGCGTCCGGCTCACTGCTGGGCGGAGGGCTGGGCTCGCTGCTGAGCAGTAGTGCTGGCGCGGCGGGCTCGGCCGGCTGGGCAGGGGCGGCCGGACCGAGCGTCGCGGCGAGCCTTGGCCGGGCCGCGTCGATCGGGGCGCTGTCGGTGCCGCAGAGTTGGGCCGCGGTCGTGCCGGCGACGAATTCGGTTGCCGCGGCGTTGCCCACGGGCTCGGGCGGTTGGAACGCCGTGCCCGTCAGTGGCCCGGCGGGACCGGCCGGTGTGCCCGTCATGCCGATCACCGGAATGGCTGGCCACGGCGCCGGACGTCTGGCTGATGCTGCGCGGTTCCTGCCGCGCCCCAACATGCTTCCGCGCTGGCCGGCCGGCGGGTGA
- a CDS encoding HNH endonuclease signature motif containing protein: MFDNSLPGLEALECADDAMVVAAIAGWARVEAAAAARRLAAIGELVERRVHGGSPEAGRWSCDNWDAMAAEVAAAQGLSHGMASGQMYLAVALRDRLPRVAALFADGMIGYGLVRTIAWHTDLIKDPEALRLVDKSLAEDAVRFGPLSANKTVQAIEAIVDQYDPGALRRTRANARSRDVVIDSADQESGTAPMWGRLFAADAAVLDRRLMQMAHEVCDDDPRTLAQRRADALGALAAGVERLACGCGNADCPAAGEGAERSANVVIHVVAQESAVQAQVDPHLSGQPAPAPLGPDEPLSGPPEPEPDVPAVRLPPAVLTSGAVVPPALLAELIRNGAKLEPLWHPGDTAPESGYRPSAALQRFVRCRDMTCRFPNCDRPAEFCDLDHTVPYPLGPTHASNIKCLCRKHHLLKTFWTAWHDEQYPDGTVVWTSPTGQKYTTRPGSRLLFPSLCLPTGQLPSAQCRCNHPASAG, translated from the coding sequence ATGTTCGATAATTCGCTGCCTGGTCTGGAGGCGCTCGAGTGTGCGGATGACGCGATGGTGGTGGCGGCGATCGCGGGGTGGGCGCGGGTGGAGGCCGCGGCGGCGGCGCGACGTCTGGCCGCGATCGGTGAGCTGGTCGAGCGGCGGGTGCACGGCGGGTCGCCCGAGGCTGGACGGTGGTCGTGTGACAACTGGGATGCGATGGCCGCTGAAGTCGCTGCCGCCCAGGGCCTTAGCCATGGCATGGCCTCGGGTCAGATGTATTTGGCGGTGGCCTTGCGTGACCGGTTGCCCCGAGTGGCGGCGTTGTTCGCCGACGGCATGATCGGCTATGGGCTGGTGCGCACGATTGCCTGGCATACCGATTTGATCAAGGACCCCGAGGCGCTGCGGCTCGTCGATAAGAGCCTGGCCGAGGACGCGGTGCGCTTTGGGCCGCTGTCGGCGAACAAGACGGTCCAGGCCATCGAGGCGATCGTCGACCAGTATGACCCGGGGGCGCTGCGCCGCACCCGTGCCAACGCGCGCAGCCGTGATGTGGTCATCGACTCGGCCGATCAGGAGTCGGGCACTGCGCCGATGTGGGGGCGGTTGTTCGCAGCAGATGCCGCGGTGTTGGATCGGCGGCTGATGCAGATGGCGCACGAGGTCTGCGATGACGATCCGCGCACCCTCGCGCAGCGCCGCGCCGATGCGTTGGGGGCGTTGGCTGCCGGTGTTGAGCGGTTGGCGTGCGGCTGCGGCAATGCTGATTGCCCGGCCGCTGGCGAGGGTGCCGAGCGGTCGGCCAACGTGGTAATCCACGTGGTGGCACAGGAATCGGCGGTGCAGGCGCAGGTCGATCCGCATCTGTCGGGGCAGCCCGCCCCTGCCCCGCTCGGGCCCGACGAACCACTGTCTGGGCCTCCTGAACCCGAGCCCGACGTGCCTGCGGTGAGGTTGCCGCCCGCCGTGCTCACCAGCGGCGCGGTGGTCCCCCCGGCGCTGCTGGCCGAGCTGATCCGAAATGGTGCCAAGCTTGAGCCGCTGTGGCACCCCGGCGACACCGCGCCGGAGTCGGGATATCGGCCCTCGGCGGCGCTACAGCGGTTTGTGCGCTGCCGGGACATGACGTGCCGATTCCCCAATTGTGATCGTCCGGCGGAATTTTGCGACCTCGACCACACCGTGCCCTACCCGCTCGGGCCGACGCATGCCTCCAACATCAAATGCCTATGCCGAAAACACCACTTGCTCAAGACTTTTTGGACTGCGTGGCATGACGAGCAATACCCGGATGGCACCGTGGTGTGGACTTCGCCGACCGGGCAGAAATACACCACTCGCCCGGGCAGCCGCCTGTTGTTCCCCAGCCTGTGCCTGCCCACCGGCCAATTGCCTTCTGCCCAATGCCGATGCAACCACCCGGCGAGCGCGGGGTGA
- a CDS encoding acyl-CoA dehydrogenase, with amino-acid sequence MAGWGGNPSFDLFKLPEEHEELRAAIRALAEKEIAPYAAEVDETPRFPEEALAALNASGFNAVHVPEEYGGQGADSVATCIVIEEVARVDASASLIPAVNKLGTMGLIMRGSEELKKQVLPTLATEGAMASYALSERESGSDAASMRTRAVADGDDWILNGAKSWITNGGKSTWYTVMAVTDPDKGANGISAFVVHKDDEGFSVGPKEKKLGIKGSPTTELYFENCRIPGDRIIGEPGTGFKTALATLDHTRPTIGAQAVGIAQGALDAAIEYTKGRKQFGESISTFQGVQFMLADMAMKVEAARLMVYTAAARAERGEPNLGFISAASKCFASDVAMEVTVDAVQLFGGAGYTIDFPVERFMRDAKITQIYEGTNQIQRVVMARALLR; translated from the coding sequence ATGGCGGGGTGGGGTGGAAATCCGTCGTTTGATCTGTTCAAGCTGCCCGAGGAGCACGAGGAGCTGCGGGCGGCGATTCGGGCGCTGGCGGAAAAAGAGATCGCTCCGTATGCCGCGGAGGTAGACGAGACGCCGCGCTTTCCCGAGGAGGCGTTGGCGGCGCTGAACGCGTCGGGATTCAACGCGGTGCATGTGCCTGAGGAGTATGGCGGTCAGGGTGCGGACTCGGTGGCGACCTGCATCGTGATCGAGGAAGTGGCACGCGTCGACGCGTCCGCGTCGTTGATTCCGGCCGTGAACAAGCTGGGCACCATGGGCCTGATCATGCGGGGGTCGGAGGAGCTCAAAAAGCAGGTGCTGCCGACGCTGGCCACCGAGGGGGCGATGGCGTCGTATGCGCTCTCGGAGCGGGAGTCCGGCAGTGATGCGGCGTCGATGCGCACGCGGGCCGTCGCCGACGGTGACGACTGGATTCTCAACGGCGCCAAGAGCTGGATCACCAACGGCGGCAAGTCGACCTGGTACACGGTGATGGCGGTGACCGATCCGGACAAGGGCGCCAATGGGATTTCGGCGTTCGTGGTGCACAAGGACGACGAGGGGTTCTCGGTGGGGCCCAAGGAAAAGAAATTGGGCATCAAGGGCTCGCCGACCACCGAGCTGTATTTCGAGAACTGCCGCATTCCGGGTGACCGCATCATCGGCGAGCCCGGAACCGGGTTCAAGACCGCGCTGGCGACGTTGGACCACACCCGCCCGACGATCGGCGCACAGGCGGTCGGCATCGCGCAGGGTGCGTTGGATGCGGCGATCGAATACACCAAGGGCCGCAAGCAATTCGGCGAGTCGATCAGCACATTCCAGGGCGTGCAGTTCATGCTCGCCGACATGGCGATGAAGGTGGAGGCGGCCCGGCTGATGGTCTACACCGCGGCGGCCCGGGCTGAGCGCGGCGAGCCCAACCTAGGGTTCATCTCGGCGGCATCGAAATGCTTTGCCTCCGATGTGGCGATGGAGGTCACCGTCGACGCCGTACAGCTCTTCGGCGGCGCCGGGTACACGATCGACTTCCCGGTCGAACGCTTCATGCGCGACGCCAAGATCACCCAGATCTACGAGGGCACCAACCAGATTCAGCGCGTGGTGATGGCGCGGGCGTTACTGCGCTGA
- the purE gene encoding 5-(carboxyamino)imidazole ribonucleotide mutase produces MAEPRVGVIMGSDSDWSVMQDAAHALAEFDVPFEVGVVSAHRTPGRMLDYARGAADRGIEVIIAGAGGAAHLPGMVASATPLPVIGVPVPLARLDGLDSLLSIVQMPAGVPVATVSIGGARNAGLLAVRILGASDSALRSRVVAFQDQLAESVLAKDDALRGKVTGE; encoded by the coding sequence ATGGCTGAACCGAGAGTCGGCGTGATCATGGGCAGCGACAGCGACTGGTCGGTGATGCAGGACGCCGCCCATGCGCTGGCCGAATTCGACGTTCCGTTCGAGGTCGGGGTGGTCTCGGCGCACCGCACGCCGGGCCGGATGCTCGACTACGCGCGGGGGGCGGCCGACCGCGGCATCGAGGTGATCATCGCCGGGGCCGGTGGGGCCGCGCATCTGCCGGGCATGGTCGCCTCGGCCACGCCCCTGCCGGTGATCGGGGTTCCGGTGCCGTTGGCCCGGCTCGACGGGCTGGACTCGCTGCTGTCGATCGTGCAGATGCCGGCCGGGGTGCCGGTGGCCACCGTGTCGATCGGCGGGGCCCGCAATGCCGGCCTGCTGGCGGTGCGGATCCTGGGCGCATCCGACTCGGCGCTGCGGAGCCGGGTGGTGGCCTTCCAGGATCAGCTGGCCGAGTCGGTGCTGGCCAAGGACGACGCGCTGCGCGGTAAAGTTACCGGCGAGTAA
- a CDS encoding 5-(carboxyamino)imidazole ribonucleotide synthase, with protein sequence MVGGGQLARMTHQAAIALGQTLRVLAANADESAAQVCADVVIGSHTDLEDLRRVAAGANVLTFDHEHVPSELLEKLVAEGVTVAPPPEALVHAQDKLVMRRRLDALGIPVPRYAEIRTVDELDAFALRVGGPVVVKAVRGGYDGRGVRMARDPEHAREIAAAFLADGVPVMAEEQVNLRRELSALVARSPFGQGAAWPVVETVQRDGICVQVIAPAPELRDEVGAGAQQLALRLAGELGVVGVLAVELFETVDGDLVVNELAMRPHNSGHWTMDGARTSQFEQHVRAVLDYPLGDTDATVPVTVMANVLGAAQTPTMTVDERLHHLFARMPEARVHLYGKGERPGRKIGHVNFLGHFRAEDREQLAKLRERAALAAHWLSHGQWTDGWDPHG encoded by the coding sequence ATGGTCGGCGGCGGCCAGCTCGCCCGGATGACCCACCAGGCCGCGATTGCGCTGGGCCAAACCCTTCGGGTGCTGGCCGCCAACGCCGACGAGTCGGCCGCCCAGGTCTGTGCGGACGTGGTGATCGGCTCGCATACCGATCTCGAGGACCTGCGCCGGGTCGCGGCCGGGGCCAACGTGCTGACGTTCGACCACGAGCACGTGCCGTCGGAGCTGCTGGAGAAGCTGGTGGCCGAGGGCGTCACGGTGGCGCCGCCCCCGGAAGCCCTGGTGCATGCCCAGGACAAGCTGGTGATGCGGCGAAGGTTGGATGCGCTCGGCATCCCGGTGCCCCGCTACGCCGAGATCCGGACCGTCGACGAGCTGGACGCCTTTGCGTTGCGGGTCGGCGGGCCCGTCGTCGTGAAGGCCGTGCGCGGCGGTTACGACGGGCGCGGGGTGCGCATGGCCCGCGACCCCGAGCACGCCCGCGAGATCGCGGCCGCCTTCCTGGCGGATGGGGTGCCGGTGATGGCCGAGGAGCAGGTGAACCTGCGCCGCGAGTTGTCCGCGCTGGTGGCACGCTCGCCGTTCGGGCAGGGCGCGGCGTGGCCGGTCGTCGAGACCGTGCAGCGCGACGGGATCTGCGTGCAGGTGATCGCGCCCGCGCCGGAGCTGCGCGACGAGGTCGGCGCCGGGGCGCAGCAGCTGGCGTTGCGATTGGCGGGGGAGCTGGGCGTGGTGGGCGTGCTGGCGGTCGAGTTGTTCGAAACGGTCGACGGCGACCTCGTGGTCAACGAGCTGGCGATGCGGCCGCACAACTCCGGGCACTGGACCATGGACGGCGCCCGCACCAGCCAGTTCGAGCAGCACGTGCGCGCGGTGCTGGACTACCCGCTCGGCGACACGGACGCCACCGTGCCGGTGACGGTGATGGCCAACGTGCTGGGCGCCGCGCAGACGCCGACGATGACAGTCGACGAGCGGCTGCACCACCTGTTCGCGCGGATGCCCGAGGCTCGCGTCCATCTCTACGGCAAGGGCGAACGGCCGGGCCGCAAGATCGGGCACGTCAACTTCCTCGGGCACTTCCGGGCCGAGGACCGCGAGCAGCTGGCGAAGCTGCGTGAGCGAGCCGCGCTGGCGGCACACTGGTTGTCGCATGGGCAGTGGACCGACGGATGGGACCCGCATGGCTGA
- a CDS encoding GtrA family protein produces MSFADATIERLPSLIRPYAERHHELIKFVIVGATTFVIDSAIFYTLKLTILEPKPVTAKVIAGIVAVIASYILNREWSFRHRGGRERHHEALLFFAFSGVGVLLSMAPLWFSSYILQLRVPTVSLTVENIADFISAYIIGNLLQMAFRFWAFRRWVFPDEFGRTSEKALESALTAGGIAEAMEDNIEGGGTVTLMRAWRSRRSQLDDSSEPRVSKTS; encoded by the coding sequence GTGTCCTTTGCCGATGCCACGATCGAGCGACTGCCCTCGCTGATCCGGCCTTATGCGGAACGCCACCACGAACTGATCAAGTTCGTCATCGTCGGCGCCACCACCTTCGTCATCGACTCGGCGATCTTCTACACGCTCAAGCTGACCATCCTGGAGCCCAAGCCGGTGACCGCCAAGGTCATCGCCGGCATCGTCGCGGTCATCGCGTCCTACATCCTGAACCGGGAATGGAGCTTCCGGCACCGCGGCGGTCGCGAGCGCCACCACGAGGCGCTGCTGTTCTTCGCGTTCAGCGGAGTCGGCGTGCTGCTGTCCATGGCGCCGCTGTGGTTCTCCAGCTACATCCTGCAGTTGCGGGTGCCGACGGTGTCGCTAACCGTGGAGAACATCGCCGACTTCATCTCGGCCTACATCATCGGCAACCTGCTGCAGATGGCGTTCCGGTTCTGGGCGTTCCGCCGCTGGGTGTTCCCCGACGAGTTCGGCCGCACTTCGGAGAAGGCGCTGGAGTCGGCGCTGACCGCGGGCGGAATCGCCGAAGCCATGGAGGACAACATCGAAGGCGGCGGCACCGTCACGCTGATGCGGGCGTGGCGGTCACGCCGGTCTCAGCTGGACGACTCCTCCGAGCCCAGGGTGTCGAAAACCTCGTGA
- a CDS encoding PH domain-containing protein, which yields MPYPDNVLAGGEQVVLHRHPHWKRLIGAVVVLVLATGLASFGSAVVNTTDWNPTTKNVVYAVISAVWLVVVGWLTLWPFLDWLTTHFVITDRRVMFRHGLLTRSGIDIPLARINSVEFRHRIVDRILRTGTLIIESASQDPLEFNDIPRVEQVHALLYHEVFDTLGSEESSS from the coding sequence GTGCCCTATCCCGACAATGTGCTGGCCGGCGGCGAACAGGTTGTGCTGCATCGCCATCCGCACTGGAAGCGGCTGATTGGCGCCGTCGTCGTGCTCGTCCTGGCGACCGGGCTGGCGTCGTTCGGGTCGGCCGTCGTCAACACCACCGACTGGAATCCCACCACCAAAAACGTGGTCTACGCGGTGATCTCGGCCGTCTGGCTCGTCGTCGTCGGCTGGCTGACGCTGTGGCCTTTCCTGGACTGGCTCACAACGCATTTCGTGATCACCGACCGGCGGGTGATGTTTCGGCACGGACTGCTGACCCGCAGCGGTATCGACATCCCGCTGGCGCGGATCAACAGCGTCGAGTTCCGGCACCGCATCGTCGACCGGATCTTGCGGACCGGGACGCTGATCATCGAGTCGGCGTCACAAGATCCGTTGGAATTCAACGATATTCCGCGCGTGGAGCAAGTCCACGCGCTGCTGTATCACGAGGTTTTCGACACCCTGGGCTCGGAGGAGTCGTCCAGCTGA
- a CDS encoding biotin--[acetyl-CoA-carboxylase] ligase, with protein MDPRAPLDAAVISDGLIGPGLPWRRLDVVDETGSTNADLLARASDGEDIDGAVLMAEYQTTGRGRHGRHWLAPPRAQIALSVGVGGASVPRSGWGWLPLATGVAVVDALAAVAGISAGLKWPNDVVVGDGKLAGILAEVAAPAPVIVVGLGLNVTLTADEAPDPVATSLLMLGSSAIDRNALAHRILRELAARIDAWRTAGGADPALFADYQHHSLTLGTRVRAILPGDHEVVGVAQAIDELGRLCIDTGGQVETVSAGDITHLRPGV; from the coding sequence ATGGATCCCAGGGCTCCGTTGGACGCGGCGGTCATCAGCGACGGGCTGATCGGGCCCGGACTGCCGTGGCGTCGGCTCGACGTGGTCGACGAAACCGGCTCCACCAACGCCGACCTGCTGGCCCGGGCGAGCGACGGCGAGGACATCGACGGCGCCGTGCTCATGGCCGAGTACCAGACCACCGGCCGGGGCCGGCACGGCCGGCACTGGCTGGCGCCGCCGCGCGCGCAGATCGCGTTGTCCGTCGGAGTGGGCGGAGCATCGGTGCCCCGGTCGGGATGGGGCTGGCTGCCGCTGGCCACAGGTGTCGCCGTGGTCGACGCGCTGGCCGCGGTCGCCGGGATCAGCGCCGGGCTGAAGTGGCCCAACGACGTGGTGGTCGGCGATGGGAAGCTGGCCGGCATCCTCGCCGAAGTCGCGGCACCGGCGCCGGTGATCGTCGTCGGCCTGGGCCTCAACGTGACGCTGACCGCCGACGAGGCACCCGACCCGGTGGCCACCTCGCTGCTCATGCTGGGGTCGTCGGCTATCGATCGAAATGCGTTGGCGCACCGGATCCTTCGCGAATTGGCCGCCCGCATCGACGCGTGGCGTACCGCGGGAGGCGCCGACCCGGCGCTGTTCGCCGACTACCAGCACCACAGCCTGACACTGGGCACCCGGGTGCGGGCGATCCTGCCCGGCGACCACGAGGTCGTCGGCGTCGCGCAGGCCATCGACGAGCTGGGCCGACTCTGCATCGACACCGGCGGGCAGGTCGAGACGGTTTCGGCCGGAGACATCACCCATCTGCGGCCCGGCGTTTAG